A genomic stretch from Telmatocola sphagniphila includes:
- a CDS encoding sigma-70 family RNA polymerase sigma factor — MRNRLETRFSEWVRRTAFLGSSSQVPEDRWLLSQFAQSRNDDAFAALVGRHGPMVLATCRRVTGDSHLADDAFQAAFLVLARRAAIVDPKGLRGWLYGVAVRCSLESLKSMGPGGFRMAYMPQVPDRAESTDVGVDFEEIRILHEEIARLPEYLRVAVVLCELDLTNRKEAAFRLDIPEGTLSSRLAKARRILAQRLRERLIAIPAGGLALVLGYPATAMIPATLATSAMQLVSAVAVPTTISQITKGVLYIMFWQKWKAYALAFGMAAVLGLGTACGLALSGTPQDGEKSAAVPKSQLGADRHIAYVHGDAFSLLNQDGTDETAVELTGLWVGSAVPSPDGKWLAAWTADEKRKGGTELRIRQLDGKGTGARFELPDKIGHFSFCWSPKSDQLFLNVGAPGMKGVRHYRADIASQRLEPVELLKTHLVTDWSADGKYFLTTSVGEGEFWHPRAMYQMNVDGSERLALAEPEGWAKSGKLSPDGKSLICFHKGTPCIIEIEKPKVLVPLKNIPQTAEVVECAWSPDGRRIAYTIASIPFITGIEKSDLKKIETRLVVADRDGSNPQTIRSAKGQLIGRVFWR, encoded by the coding sequence GTGCGGAACAGATTGGAAACCCGATTTTCCGAATGGGTGCGAAGGACCGCCTTCCTGGGATCATCCAGTCAAGTTCCCGAAGATCGGTGGCTCTTGAGCCAATTTGCTCAGTCGCGGAACGATGATGCCTTCGCAGCTCTAGTCGGCCGGCACGGTCCGATGGTGCTGGCGACATGCCGGCGAGTCACGGGAGATTCTCACCTCGCTGACGACGCTTTCCAGGCCGCTTTTCTGGTTCTTGCCCGCCGGGCAGCCATTGTCGACCCCAAAGGATTACGCGGCTGGCTATATGGTGTCGCTGTACGTTGTTCGCTGGAATCCCTGAAATCGATGGGGCCAGGAGGATTCCGTATGGCCTACATGCCCCAAGTACCAGATCGGGCTGAGTCCACTGACGTGGGGGTGGACTTCGAAGAGATCCGGATCCTCCACGAGGAAATCGCCCGGCTGCCCGAATATCTCCGAGTTGCAGTCGTCCTCTGTGAACTCGATTTAACGAACCGAAAGGAAGCGGCCTTCCGCCTGGACATTCCAGAAGGGACGCTCTCCAGCCGTCTAGCGAAGGCCCGCCGAATTCTGGCCCAACGGCTTCGGGAGCGATTGATCGCTATCCCCGCCGGTGGTTTGGCATTGGTCCTGGGCTACCCAGCAACTGCCATGATACCTGCAACTTTGGCAACGTCGGCCATGCAACTCGTTTCCGCGGTCGCCGTTCCGACAACTATTTCGCAAATCACAAAAGGAGTTCTCTACATTATGTTCTGGCAAAAATGGAAGGCCTACGCTCTCGCCTTTGGAATGGCAGCCGTGCTTGGATTGGGAACGGCTTGCGGACTCGCTCTCTCTGGCACTCCCCAAGACGGAGAAAAATCGGCAGCAGTTCCCAAGTCACAACTAGGCGCTGATAGACACATAGCCTACGTGCATGGCGATGCGTTCTCTCTGCTGAATCAGGATGGAACGGACGAGACTGCCGTTGAATTGACGGGGCTATGGGTGGGATCGGCGGTTCCGTCTCCGGATGGAAAATGGCTAGCGGCGTGGACTGCCGACGAGAAACGCAAAGGAGGAACTGAGTTGCGTATCCGCCAACTCGATGGCAAAGGTACCGGGGCCCGTTTCGAATTGCCGGACAAAATCGGTCATTTCTCATTCTGCTGGTCTCCGAAGTCGGACCAACTTTTCCTGAATGTTGGAGCCCCTGGAATGAAAGGTGTCCGCCACTACCGAGCCGATATCGCCTCCCAGAGACTAGAGCCGGTGGAATTGCTAAAGACCCACCTCGTCACGGATTGGTCAGCAGACGGCAAATACTTCCTGACGACCTCGGTCGGCGAGGGTGAGTTTTGGCATCCGAGAGCAATGTATCAGATGAACGTCGATGGCAGCGAACGCCTAGCCCTTGCGGAGCCTGAAGGGTGGGCAAAATCGGGAAAATTGTCGCCCGACGGCAAAAGCCTGATCTGCTTTCACAAGGGAACGCCATGCATCATCGAGATCGAGAAACCTAAAGTGCTCGTCCCATTGAAAAACATTCCGCAGACAGCCGAGGTGGTGGAATGTGCCTGGTCGCCAGATGGCCGCCGGATTGCCTATACGATTGCAAGCATCCCTTTCATTACGGGGATCGAGAAGAGCGACCTGAAAAAAATCGAAACACGCTTAGTGGTCGCCGACCGCGATGGAAGCAATCCCCAAACGATCCGTTCGGCCAAGGGTCAGTTGATCGGCCGAGTATTCTGGCGGTGA
- a CDS encoding leucine-rich repeat domain-containing protein, translated as MTKRTALILALAMLSFSCRRPNQPTPAVSPPAVAPSDQGRPAALPTAPTGDLELLVGKWNIVPAVADGEGYTASYRRAKFEIAAGGKYMFALPGLVEETGTIYKLDGDDLMICLSMLGNRRPTDFVTTKDSWRVLMTCKRMKLADHPKGVTAKAPLPQTLPRDVQQAWVEAGAEVGWMGKTDDHVSLEFRTTPDALIDPVPAFRFKTWTVRTVARLPVPKTPFGLDLTGTEATDADMKGLEMLESLSALDLAFTTLTDVGLKNLSGLKCLTVLNLFATKVTDVGLKELASLNSLRTLDLRVLDITDVGLKELAGMRSLQCLDLADTRVTDTGVKELKQALPNCWIRD; from the coding sequence ATGACGAAGCGAACGGCCCTAATCCTGGCTCTGGCGATGCTTTCATTTTCATGCCGACGCCCCAACCAGCCGACACCCGCAGTTTCACCACCCGCAGTCGCCCCATCTGACCAAGGTCGGCCCGCTGCTTTACCAACGGCACCTACCGGCGACCTCGAACTGCTGGTCGGCAAATGGAACATAGTACCGGCCGTGGCGGACGGCGAGGGCTATACGGCTTCCTACCGCCGGGCGAAGTTTGAGATCGCGGCCGGGGGCAAGTACATGTTTGCCTTACCCGGGCTCGTCGAAGAGACGGGGACAATTTATAAGCTCGACGGCGATGACCTGATGATTTGCTTGAGCATGCTCGGTAACCGGCGCCCGACCGATTTCGTGACCACGAAGGACTCTTGGCGGGTCCTGATGACCTGTAAGCGGATGAAACTCGCGGACCACCCGAAGGGCGTCACCGCCAAAGCGCCACTACCTCAAACGCTGCCCCGGGATGTACAGCAAGCCTGGGTGGAGGCGGGAGCTGAAGTCGGCTGGATGGGAAAGACGGACGACCATGTGAGCTTGGAGTTTAGGACAACACCGGACGCACTGATCGACCCGGTTCCCGCGTTTCGGTTCAAGACTTGGACAGTGAGGACGGTGGCCAGGCTCCCGGTACCGAAAACGCCATTCGGACTCGACCTTACGGGCACCGAGGCAACCGATGCGGATATGAAGGGGTTGGAGATGCTCGAATCACTGAGTGCACTCGACCTGGCGTTTACCACACTGACAGATGTGGGATTGAAAAATCTATCCGGCCTGAAGTGTTTAACCGTATTAAACCTTTTCGCAACTAAGGTAACGGATGTGGGATTGAAAGAGTTAGCAAGCTTGAACTCCCTGCGTACGTTAGATCTGCGCGTACTTGATATAACTGATGTTGGTCTAAAGGAACTGGCTGGGATGAGATCCCTCCAGTGTCTCGACCTCGCTGATACGAGGGTGACAGACACAGGGGTGAAAGAACTGAAGCAGGCGTTACCCAATTGCTGGATTCGAGACTGA